A single Lolium perenne isolate Kyuss_39 chromosome 6, Kyuss_2.0, whole genome shotgun sequence DNA region contains:
- the LOC139832570 gene encoding uncharacterized protein encodes MADDRADPILDNYDLDVEDHIFGIIKGDIPYEPTGQEEDDISSYLNLDGEDEGRRQQDDAEETSVNDDLALEVATTSGAEPSAGSSKKSSTSSSKRGATKTMKAGETCTIDVVDEATGRPLEPSKNATKFVSQCGAVVRDNVSITRQEWNEPKKARVGFTFVDKREKKDCFNKLMEHFVLPPEYRKYDEEGNKIAENKERRKLVKQFALSRMANAFRKYKQNLAHDFVNQGKTPDFIGQYEKLQHDWPEFVKQKKSEQFLELSRKNKENAAKKEYNHKMGPGGYRFWQPKWEKMENELRARGIRPGTEGWDPRAKSWWYGHGGSLNPETGECVYQGKIITPTQKLIEAMREAQEGRIRFNRENDALTKALGNPEHGGRIRGMGPIPWKIGFPLTMTQPRKSRRARLLI; translated from the exons atggcggacgatagagctgacccaattctggacaactatgatctggACGTTGAAGACCATatattcggcatcataaaaggggaTATTCCATAtgagccgaccggacaagaagaagatgatatctcttcttatctgaaccttgacggtgaagatgaagggcgccgtcagcaagatgatgccgaagaaacgtcggtaAACGACGATCTtgcattggaagtagcaaccacctccggcgccgag ccctcggccggatcgtcgaaaaaatcgagtacgtcgtcgtcaaagcgtggcgcaaccaagacgatgaaagcaggagaaacatgcaccatcgatgttgtcgatgaagcaaccggcaggccgctggagcccagcaagaacgccaccaagtttgtcagccaatgcggagccgttgttagagacaacgtctcgatcacccgccaggagtggaatgagccaaagaaggcacgtgttggtttcacttttgtcgataagagagaaaaaaaagattgcttcaacaagcttatggaacatttcgttctacctccggaataccgcaaatacgatgaggagggtaacaagattgcggaaaacaaggagaggcgcaagctagtcaaacagttcgctctttctaggatggccaacgcattccggaaatacaagcaaaatctagcccatgactttgtcaaccagggcaagactccggatttcataggacaatatgagaaactgcaacatgattggccagaatttgtgaagcaaaagaaatcggagcagttccttgaactatcgagaaaaaataaggaaaatgcggccaagaaggagtacaatcataaaatggggccaggagggtatcgcttttggcagcctaagtgggagaagatggagaacgagctgagggcgcgaggaatccgtccaggtacggagggatgggacccaagggccaaaagctggtggtacgggcatgggggatcgctgaacccggagacaggggagtgtgtttatcagggcaaaataattacacccacccaaaagcttattgaggcaatgagggaggctcaagaggggaggatcaggttcaacagagagaacgacgccctgacaaaagccctcgggaatcctgaacacggaggacgtatacgaggcatggggcccattccgtggaaaatagggttccccctaacgatgaccc AGCCGAGGAAGTCGcggcgggcgcggctgctgatttag
- the LOC127306782 gene encoding uncharacterized protein — protein sequence MPEKPPPPRRRPMAAGSWVRSLQCRSTAVEDVATLPKKPHLLLRSSCASSGDIHGNKAASSCKPKLRPSSKAGVETKKPKEGNKPATSVPRPPSPPPGPLGPLPALTELPAGHSSRQVVEIIFLSSWSQFPSVASTASGGAFAGEVEMLFRVHNQARAVARFEDYRAAVRARAGGAARSAADGNEMMRFSPAPPHGNGGGASLRVVRTFDGSGGAHASGSGRGPGRRAMFLCRVIAGRVAEGEEACSEAEAGREGYDSARGGKGELVVFDRRAVLPCFLIIYKL from the coding sequence ATGCCGGAGAAGCCTCCTCCGCCCCGGCGCCGTCCCATGGCGGCGGGGAGCTGGGTCCGGTCCCTCCAGTGCAGGTCCACGGCCGTGGAGGACGTCGCGACGCTGCCCAAGAAgccccacctcctcctccggtcAAGCTGCGCCAGCTCCGGCGACATCCACGGGAACAAGGCTGCCTCCTCGTGCAAGCCCAAGCTCAGGCCGAGCTCGAAGGCAGGTGTGGAGACCAAGAAGCCCAAGGAGGGTAATAAGCCGGCCACCAGCGTGCCGCGCCCGCCGTCGCCTCCTCCCGGCCCGCTGGGTCCGCTGCCGGCGCTGACCGAGCTCCCGGCCGGGCACTCCTCGCGGCAGGTGGTCGAGATCATCTTCCTCTCGTCCTGGTCTCAGTTTCCGTCGGTGGCGTCTACGGCTTCCGGCGGCGCGTTCGCGGGGGAGGTGGAGATGCTGTTCCGCGTGCACAACCAAGCGCGCGCCGTGGCGCGCTTCGAGGACTACCGTGCGGCCGTGCGCGCGCGGGCCGGCGGCGCGGCGCGCAGCGCCGCCGACGGCAACGAGATGATGCGCTTCTCCCCGGCGCCGCCGCACGGCAACGGCGGCGGCGCGTCCCTGCGCGTCGTCCGGACCTTcgacggcagcggcggcgcgcaCGCCAGCGGGAGCGGCCGCGGGCCCGGGAGGCGAGCGATGTTCCTGTGCAGGGTGATCGCCGGGAGGGTGGCGGAGGGGGAGGAAGCCTGCTCCGAGGCCGAGGCCGGCAGGGAGGGGTACGACTCGGCGCGCGGCGGCAAGGGCGAGCTGGTGGTGTTCGACCGGCGCGCCGTGCTCCCTTGCTTCCT